The Xanthomonas sontii genome contains a region encoding:
- a CDS encoding PDDEXK nuclease domain-containing protein — translation MASPTGYADWLAELKQRIHAAQQRATLAVNRELVLLYWHIGQDILARQASQGWGSKVVDRLARDLCNAFPDMKGFSPRNLKYMRAFAEAWPDGEFVQAALAQLPWYHQLALLDKLQTAEERQWYAAQALENGWSRNVLVMQIESGLRQRTGAAITNFGQRLPRPQSDLARESLKDPYRLDFLGLGKEAQERAIEDALVKHVTQFLMELGAGFAFVGQQVHVEVGDKDFYIDLLFYHLKLRCYVVVELKAGEFQPEYAGKLNFYLSAVDSQFRHPSDNPSLGLLLCKNRDKVVAEYALRDMNKPIGVAEYQLVQALPKELQTDLPRIEDIESELRDADDAPGEAQA, via the coding sequence ATGGCCAGCCCCACCGGCTATGCCGACTGGCTGGCTGAGCTCAAGCAGCGCATCCATGCCGCCCAGCAACGCGCCACGCTTGCGGTCAATCGCGAGCTGGTGTTGCTGTACTGGCATATCGGCCAGGACATTCTGGCGCGCCAGGCCAGCCAGGGGTGGGGCAGCAAGGTGGTGGACAGGCTGGCACGCGATCTGTGCAACGCCTTTCCGGACATGAAAGGCTTCTCCCCGCGCAACCTCAAGTACATGCGGGCCTTTGCCGAGGCGTGGCCCGATGGCGAATTTGTGCAAGCGGCGCTTGCACAATTGCCTTGGTATCATCAGTTGGCGCTGCTGGACAAGCTCCAGACCGCCGAGGAGCGGCAATGGTACGCCGCGCAGGCGCTGGAGAACGGCTGGTCGCGCAACGTGCTGGTGATGCAGATCGAATCCGGCTTGCGCCAGCGTACAGGCGCGGCCATCACCAACTTCGGCCAGCGCCTGCCCAGGCCGCAGTCGGATCTGGCCCGCGAGTCACTGAAAGACCCATACCGCCTGGACTTTCTCGGTCTGGGCAAGGAGGCGCAGGAACGTGCCATCGAGGATGCGCTGGTCAAGCACGTCACCCAGTTCCTGATGGAGCTAGGTGCGGGCTTTGCTTTCGTCGGACAGCAGGTGCATGTGGAAGTGGGCGACAAGGATTTCTACATCGACCTGTTGTTCTACCACCTGAAGTTGCGCTGCTATGTGGTGGTGGAACTGAAAGCCGGCGAGTTCCAGCCCGAATACGCAGGCAAGCTCAATTTCTACCTCAGCGCGGTGGACAGCCAGTTCAGGCACCCCAGCGACAACCCCAGCCTGGGCCTGTTGCTATGCAAGAACCGCGACAAGGTGGTGGCAGAGTACGCCTTGCGCGACATGAACAAGCCCATCGGCGTTGCGGAGTATCAACTGGTGCAGGCTTTGCCCAAGGAACTGCAAACAGACTTGCCTCGTATCGAGGATATCGAGAGTGAACTGCGGGATGCAGATGATGCGCCCGGGGAGGCGCAGGCATGA
- a CDS encoding site-specific DNA-methyltransferase yields the protein MDNLKMHSPNIAEENIARLRKMFPHCVTETRDDTGNLRKSIDFDRLRQELSPVVVDGVQERYHLNWPGKREAVLVANAPIAKTLRPIREESVDFDTTRNLFIEGDNLDALKLLQETYLGRIKMIYIDPPYNTGSDFIYEDDFAQDAEKYLLSSNQKDGEGNRLGVNTSTNGRFHSDWLSMMLPRLRLARHLLHDDGVIFISIDDSEAANLKLLCDEIFGAHNFYCNFVWKRRSGAMDSVDNTSVDHEYVLCYGKNKGRLAGIERTYAGYTNPDNDPRGPWKADNLSAGKAGGDVYYAIKDPATGNEFLPPQGRYWPYSRKTMAEKISEGRVIFPAASSGRPMLKRFQNEAKFDTVPVSTWMVSRTDDKVSNSLIAPSNTQATRELQGIFDAKIFPHPKSTQLIESLASQCLSGDDEIVLDFFSGSGTTAHAVLSRNAACSTNTKFILVQLPEACPPESVAANAGFTSIADIARERIRRAGDQLRNSNVRIDVGFRSLRVDTSNMADVYYAPDALDKANLDLFVDNIKPDRTAEDLLFQVMLDWGVDLALPIEQKAIQGKDVFFVDGNALAACFDAHGGVDEAFVKELATHRPLRVVFRDAGFKSSAVKINVEQIFKLLSPSTEVKSI from the coding sequence ATGGATAATCTGAAAATGCACTCGCCAAACATTGCAGAAGAGAACATTGCCCGCCTCCGGAAGATGTTCCCTCATTGCGTGACAGAAACGCGCGACGATACTGGCAACCTAAGAAAATCCATTGATTTCGATAGGCTACGACAAGAGCTCTCTCCCGTTGTCGTAGACGGAGTGCAAGAGCGATATCATTTGAATTGGCCCGGTAAACGTGAGGCGGTGCTGGTCGCAAATGCACCAATAGCAAAGACGTTACGACCTATCCGAGAGGAAAGTGTAGACTTTGACACGACGAGAAACTTATTTATCGAAGGGGACAATCTTGATGCATTGAAATTACTGCAGGAGACTTACCTGGGTCGGATAAAAATGATCTACATCGATCCACCCTATAACACTGGCAGTGATTTCATTTATGAAGATGATTTCGCCCAGGATGCGGAAAAATACCTGCTCTCATCCAATCAGAAAGATGGTGAGGGTAACAGGCTTGGTGTAAATACTTCAACAAACGGCCGATTTCATTCGGATTGGCTGAGCATGATGCTACCGCGCCTTCGGTTGGCGCGACATCTGCTGCATGATGATGGAGTTATCTTCATTTCCATTGACGACTCAGAGGCGGCGAATCTTAAGCTGCTCTGTGACGAGATTTTTGGCGCTCACAATTTCTACTGTAACTTTGTTTGGAAGCGTCGCAGTGGTGCAATGGATTCAGTGGACAACACAAGCGTGGATCACGAATATGTGCTTTGCTACGGAAAAAACAAGGGAAGACTAGCAGGTATAGAGCGAACCTATGCAGGCTACACGAACCCTGACAATGATCCGCGAGGTCCTTGGAAGGCTGACAACCTCAGTGCGGGAAAAGCAGGGGGGGATGTCTACTACGCTATAAAAGACCCCGCCACTGGAAATGAATTCTTGCCGCCTCAAGGCCGTTATTGGCCCTACAGTCGGAAGACTATGGCAGAGAAAATTTCAGAAGGCAGAGTGATATTTCCTGCCGCCTCATCGGGACGCCCTATGCTGAAGCGATTCCAGAATGAGGCAAAATTTGACACAGTCCCTGTATCGACCTGGATGGTTTCGAGGACGGATGACAAAGTTTCAAACTCGTTGATCGCCCCATCTAACACGCAGGCCACCCGGGAGCTTCAAGGTATATTCGATGCAAAAATTTTCCCGCATCCAAAATCTACACAGCTCATTGAATCCTTAGCATCTCAGTGCCTCTCAGGTGACGACGAGATTGTTCTCGATTTTTTTTCAGGTTCCGGAACGACCGCGCATGCAGTCTTGTCTCGAAATGCGGCTTGCAGTACGAACACGAAATTCATCCTCGTGCAGCTACCTGAGGCATGTCCGCCAGAAAGTGTGGCGGCGAATGCAGGATTTACATCCATTGCAGATATCGCAAGAGAGAGAATTCGGCGGGCAGGAGATCAACTCAGGAATTCTAATGTAAGGATAGATGTCGGCTTTCGGAGCCTCAGAGTCGACACATCTAACATGGCTGATGTCTACTACGCGCCCGATGCGCTGGACAAAGCCAACCTCGACCTGTTCGTGGACAACATCAAGCCCGACCGCACGGCGGAAGACCTGCTGTTTCAGGTCATGCTGGACTGGGGCGTTGACCTCGCCCTGCCCATCGAGCAGAAGGCCATCCAGGGCAAGGATGTGTTCTTCGTGGACGGCAATGCGCTTGCCGCCTGCTTCGATGCGCATGGCGGCGTGGACGAAGCCTTCGTCAAGGAACTGGCCACGCACAGGCCCTTGCGCGTGGTGTTCCGCGACGCGGGGTTCAAGAGCAGCGCCGTCAAGATCAATGTGGAGCAGATCTTCAAGCTCTTGTCGCCCTCCACAGAAGTGAAGAGCATCTGA
- a CDS encoding Fic family protein, giving the protein MRSLTAEYLAALRFDGTQATTLRALGEYQGKQKLYAAQSPEALKGLRQIAMIEFTESSNRLEGVVVAPSRLRSLVIRNAAPKSRFEQEIAGYRDALALIHESAAHMPFNEGVVLQLHTALYRYMPQEDGRLTATNNDTIERHTDGTLRGRFQPVAAHLAPIALADLTGRYANALDQHLADPLVLVPLAVLDFLCIHPFTHGNGRMSRLLTGLLLYHFDYAVGRYISLERIFDDTKERYEEMLEASSLAWHRGRHDVKPWLDYFWGELLRAYCEFEERVGTIDHGRGSKGDRVRAEVLGRSLPFSISEIDEACPGVSRDMVRLVLRVMKSEALIESTGKGRGAKWAKRV; this is encoded by the coding sequence ATGCGCTCGCTTACTGCCGAGTACCTTGCTGCGCTTCGCTTCGACGGCACCCAGGCGACCACACTGCGTGCATTGGGCGAGTATCAGGGCAAACAAAAACTTTACGCTGCCCAATCTCCGGAAGCCCTCAAAGGCCTGCGCCAGATCGCGATGATCGAATTCACCGAATCATCCAACCGATTGGAAGGCGTTGTCGTGGCTCCCTCACGGCTGAGGTCACTGGTCATCCGAAATGCGGCGCCGAAGAGCCGCTTCGAACAGGAGATCGCTGGCTACCGCGATGCCTTGGCGTTGATCCATGAATCGGCCGCGCACATGCCCTTCAACGAAGGTGTGGTGCTGCAATTGCACACCGCGCTGTACCGCTACATGCCGCAGGAGGACGGGCGTTTGACGGCCACCAACAACGACACTATCGAGCGCCACACGGATGGCACGTTGCGGGGGCGCTTCCAGCCGGTCGCTGCGCACTTGGCGCCGATTGCCTTGGCCGACCTGACAGGGCGCTACGCTAACGCATTGGACCAGCACCTGGCCGACCCACTGGTGCTGGTGCCACTGGCAGTGCTCGACTTTCTGTGCATCCATCCTTTCACCCATGGCAATGGCCGCATGTCCCGCCTACTGACCGGGCTACTGCTCTACCACTTCGACTATGCGGTGGGCCGCTACATCAGCTTGGAACGCATCTTCGACGACACCAAGGAACGCTACGAAGAGATGCTGGAAGCCAGCTCGCTGGCTTGGCACCGGGGGCGGCACGACGTCAAACCGTGGCTCGACTACTTTTGGGGGGAATTGCTGCGGGCGTATTGTGAGTTCGAGGAACGCGTCGGCACCATCGACCATGGGCGTGGTAGCAAGGGCGATCGGGTGCGGGCGGAAGTGCTTGGACGCAGCCTGCCGTTCTCGATTTCGGAGATCGACGAGGCTTGCCCGGGCGTAAGCCGGGACATGGTGCGGCTGGTGTTGAGGGTGATGAAATCGGAGGCGTTGATCGAATCGACTGGCAAGGGGCGAGGTGCGAAATGGGCCAAGCGGGTGTAA
- a CDS encoding DUF4391 domain-containing protein, producing the protein MSQPSPAHQHQAFIAYPAQAAFGRALPKSKVYEHSGATNRLKDLFVKHVEQIVWAFKLAPETIRLPARPGVPEIQVFNLQLKTPELHRDVLRCIDEAIPFPIVFELAFDGRTQIIAAYKRRNDADASRWVVSDYFASDWLPVGSQRTVMPVALHLGGLYEQLLQRLIPLSLRPQETLAELVARVEQVQAKQREVERTAARLAKEKQFNRKVEINVELRRLKNEVDRLMVDKKKIT; encoded by the coding sequence ATGAGTCAGCCTAGCCCCGCGCACCAGCATCAGGCCTTCATCGCTTACCCGGCGCAGGCCGCTTTTGGTCGCGCGCTGCCCAAAAGCAAGGTATACGAGCACAGTGGCGCGACAAACCGCCTCAAAGATTTGTTCGTCAAGCACGTCGAGCAGATCGTCTGGGCATTCAAGCTTGCGCCGGAGACGATTCGCCTGCCTGCGCGGCCCGGCGTGCCAGAAATTCAGGTGTTCAATCTTCAGCTCAAGACGCCGGAACTGCATCGTGACGTGCTGCGTTGCATTGACGAGGCCATTCCGTTCCCCATCGTGTTCGAGCTGGCTTTCGATGGCAGGACGCAGATCATCGCCGCCTACAAACGCCGGAATGACGCCGATGCGAGCCGCTGGGTGGTATCGGACTACTTTGCGTCCGACTGGCTGCCGGTCGGCAGCCAGCGGACCGTCATGCCCGTAGCGCTGCATCTGGGCGGCTTGTACGAACAGTTGCTGCAGCGTCTGATCCCTCTATCCTTGCGCCCGCAGGAAACGCTTGCAGAACTAGTGGCGCGCGTGGAGCAGGTGCAGGCCAAGCAACGTGAAGTGGAAAGAACAGCAGCGAGGCTGGCGAAGGAAAAGCAATTCAACCGCAAGGTGGAGATAAACGTCGAATTACGAAGACTGAAAAATGAAGTTGATCGGCTTATGGTGGATAAAAAAAAGATCACTTGA
- a CDS encoding helicase-related protein, producing the protein MELIDNISRLLGDDLKQAIRPGARLKIAASCFSMYAYEALKSELEKIDELNFIFTSPTFVADEVTDKIRKERRGFHIPKLERERSLYGSEFEIQLRNQLTQRAVARECADWLRRKAKFRSNRSKAPMQQFACVQSGSADTAYTPLHGFTAVDLGYQQGNAVSNLVNKMDEPNFTATYLSLFDQIWNDPEKLEDVTAQICDHVASVYQENAPESIYFLVLYNIFNEFLDDVDEDVLPNDRTGYQDTLIWNKLFNYQKDAATGIINKLETYSGCILADSVGLGKTFTALAVVKYYELRNKSVLVLCPKKLADNWLNYNRNLKTNPFAKDRFGYDVLAHTDLSRTSGESFGTPLNRINWGNYDLVVIDESHNFRNNDAYKDKETRYQKLMNKVIREGVKTKVLMLSATPVNNRFTDLRNQLALAYEGDSENLNKKLRTSKSVEEVFRNAQKAFNAWSKLPPEQRTPRAILDALDFDFFELLDSVTIARSRRHIQTFYDTKDIGHFPERRKPLSFHCALTTRDDVMGFNEIFELLTKLLLAVYGPAKYILASKRQQYIERYNAQSGDEKGNLSLEGRESGLQRLMTVNLLKRLESSVQSFRLTLQSLQANHQNTLAQIAAFRQTGSAASVDDMASVLEVLDAEEDDLLDELEQGSDTGGKLKISLADMDLPSWEHDLKADLAHIEALLTSMSRITPEDDAKLQHLKGHVLGKITNPMNPGNKKILIFTAFADTADYLYANLAPALQALQLHTGKVTGSDRPKSTLPKAYDFQELLTLFSPRSKEKAVVLPNEPAEIDVLIGTDCISEGQNLQDCDYLINYDIHWNPVRIIQRFGRVDRIGSPNTSIQLANYWPDISLDEYINLKERVENRMMIVDVTATGDDNVISAQANDMSYRKEQLRRLQEEVIELEDLKTGVSITDLGLNDFRMDLLNYVKAHGDLGKSPNGLHAVVPANPELGLAPGVIFTLRNRNAGVNPPAHLPQHNRLHPYYLVYINREGEVVHDYTEVKRLLDLVRLCCKGRAAPIAEVCQRFNRATADGRKMQPYSELLNKAIRSMIEVKEEKDLDSLFTGGKTTALTHTINGLDDFELIAFLVIQEAG; encoded by the coding sequence ATGGAACTGATCGACAACATCAGCCGCTTGCTGGGTGATGATCTCAAGCAAGCCATTCGGCCAGGGGCGCGGCTGAAGATCGCGGCCTCGTGCTTTTCAATGTATGCCTACGAGGCCTTGAAGTCCGAACTGGAAAAGATCGATGAACTGAACTTCATCTTCACCTCTCCCACTTTTGTGGCCGACGAAGTCACAGACAAGATCCGCAAGGAACGCCGCGGGTTCCACATCCCCAAGCTGGAGCGGGAGCGCAGCCTGTACGGTAGCGAATTCGAAATCCAGTTGCGCAACCAACTCACCCAAAGGGCGGTTGCCCGGGAATGCGCCGACTGGCTACGACGCAAGGCCAAATTCAGAAGCAATCGCAGCAAAGCTCCCATGCAGCAGTTCGCTTGCGTGCAGTCGGGCAGCGCCGACACGGCCTACACGCCTCTACATGGCTTTACCGCCGTCGACCTGGGCTACCAACAGGGCAATGCCGTGTCCAACCTGGTCAACAAGATGGACGAACCCAACTTCACGGCCACCTACCTGAGCCTGTTCGATCAAATCTGGAACGATCCGGAAAAGCTGGAAGACGTCACTGCGCAAATCTGCGACCACGTCGCCTCGGTCTATCAGGAAAACGCGCCCGAGAGCATCTATTTTCTGGTGCTCTACAACATCTTCAACGAGTTCCTTGATGACGTCGACGAAGACGTTCTGCCTAACGACCGCACCGGCTATCAGGACACGCTGATCTGGAACAAGCTCTTCAACTACCAGAAGGACGCGGCCACCGGCATCATCAACAAGCTGGAAACCTACAGCGGCTGCATCCTTGCCGACAGCGTCGGCCTCGGCAAGACCTTCACCGCGCTCGCTGTAGTCAAGTATTACGAACTGCGCAACAAGTCCGTCCTGGTGTTGTGTCCCAAGAAGCTGGCCGACAATTGGCTCAATTACAACCGCAACCTCAAGACCAACCCTTTCGCCAAGGATCGCTTCGGCTACGACGTTCTGGCCCACACCGACCTGAGCCGTACCAGCGGCGAATCGTTCGGCACGCCGCTCAACCGCATCAACTGGGGCAACTACGATCTCGTCGTCATCGACGAGTCGCACAATTTCCGCAACAACGACGCTTACAAGGACAAGGAAACCCGCTACCAGAAGCTCATGAATAAGGTCATCCGCGAAGGCGTGAAGACCAAGGTATTGATGCTCTCTGCGACGCCGGTCAACAACCGCTTCACGGATCTGAGAAACCAGCTCGCGCTCGCCTACGAAGGCGACTCGGAAAACCTCAACAAGAAGCTGCGCACCAGCAAATCGGTGGAAGAGGTTTTCCGCAACGCGCAGAAAGCGTTCAACGCCTGGTCGAAGCTGCCGCCGGAGCAACGCACGCCACGCGCCATTCTGGATGCGCTGGACTTCGACTTCTTTGAGCTGCTGGACAGCGTCACCATCGCGCGCTCACGCAGGCATATCCAGACTTTCTACGACACCAAGGACATTGGCCATTTCCCCGAGCGCCGAAAGCCCTTGTCGTTCCATTGCGCACTGACAACGCGCGATGACGTGATGGGTTTCAACGAGATTTTCGAGCTGCTGACCAAGCTGCTCCTGGCGGTGTACGGGCCGGCCAAATACATCCTTGCCAGTAAGCGCCAGCAATACATCGAACGCTACAACGCCCAATCCGGCGACGAAAAAGGCAACCTGAGCCTCGAAGGCCGGGAAAGCGGCCTGCAACGCTTGATGACGGTCAACCTGCTCAAGCGGCTGGAAAGCTCCGTCCAATCCTTCAGGCTCACGCTGCAATCCCTGCAAGCCAACCACCAGAACACGTTGGCGCAGATCGCGGCCTTTAGGCAGACCGGTAGCGCTGCCAGCGTGGATGACATGGCCAGCGTGCTGGAAGTCCTTGATGCAGAAGAAGATGACTTGCTCGATGAACTCGAACAAGGCAGCGATACCGGTGGCAAGCTCAAGATCAGCTTGGCAGACATGGACTTGCCCTCGTGGGAACATGACCTGAAAGCCGATCTCGCCCACATCGAAGCCCTGTTGACCTCGATGTCGAGGATCACGCCCGAGGACGATGCCAAGCTCCAGCATCTCAAGGGCCATGTGCTGGGCAAGATCACCAACCCCATGAACCCCGGTAACAAGAAGATCCTGATCTTCACCGCCTTCGCCGATACCGCCGACTACCTGTACGCCAATCTGGCTCCCGCATTGCAGGCCCTGCAACTGCATACCGGCAAGGTGACAGGCAGCGATCGCCCCAAGTCCACCTTGCCCAAAGCGTATGACTTCCAGGAACTGCTGACGCTGTTCTCCCCTCGCTCGAAAGAAAAGGCCGTCGTTTTGCCGAATGAGCCTGCGGAAATCGACGTGCTCATCGGCACGGACTGCATCTCCGAAGGCCAGAACCTTCAGGACTGCGACTACCTCATCAACTACGACATCCACTGGAACCCGGTGCGCATCATCCAGCGCTTCGGGCGCGTGGATCGCATCGGCTCACCCAACACCAGCATCCAGTTGGCGAACTACTGGCCGGACATCTCGCTGGACGAATACATCAACCTCAAGGAGCGCGTCGAAAACCGGATGATGATCGTGGATGTCACCGCCACCGGAGACGACAATGTCATCTCCGCGCAAGCCAACGACATGTCCTACCGCAAGGAACAACTGCGCCGCCTGCAGGAAGAAGTCATCGAACTGGAAGACCTGAAAACCGGTGTCTCCATCACCGATCTTGGCCTCAACGATTTCCGCATGGATTTGCTGAACTACGTGAAGGCCCACGGCGACCTGGGCAAGTCACCTAACGGACTGCACGCCGTCGTCCCCGCGAACCCTGAGCTCGGCCTCGCCCCCGGCGTCATCTTCACGCTACGCAACCGCAACGCAGGCGTGAATCCGCCCGCCCACCTGCCACAGCACAACCGGCTGCACCCTTACTACCTCGTTTACATCAACCGCGAGGGTGAGGTTGTTCACGACTACACCGAGGTCAAGCGCCTGCTCGATCTGGTGCGCCTGTGCTGCAAAGGGCGAGCGGCACCGATTGCTGAAGTCTGCCAACGCTTCAACAGAGCCACCGCCGATGGCCGCAAGATGCAGCCGTATTCCGAGCTGCTGAACAAGGCTATCCGTTCGATGATCGAGGTGAAGGAAGAGAAGGACCTCGACAGCCTGTTCACTGGAGGCAAGACCACGGCGCTCACGCACACCATCAACGGGTTGGACGACTTCGAGCTGATCGCCTTTCTTGTGATACAGGAGGCCGGATGA
- the mnmE gene encoding tRNA uridine-5-carboxymethylaminomethyl(34) synthesis GTPase MnmE has translation MPSSATETIAAIATAPGAGGVGVVRVSGPAAAAIAEGLGLGTLVPRSARYARFRDAHGEIVDDGIALWFPAPRSFTGEDVLELQAHGSPVLLRHLVARCCELGARPARPGEFSERAFLNRKLDLAQAEAIADLIAAGDLRAARAARRSLDGVFSRRVDDLAEQLIRLRIHIEAAIDFADEALDTLGGEQVRAGLAQARTDLAQLRADAERGRRLRDGLHAVLVGPPNAGKSSLLNALAGSDRAIVTDIAGTTRDTLHETVRLDGVELTLVDTAGLREGGDAIEREGMRRARQELQRADLALIVLDARDAEAGQAAIADAIADVPQRLWIHNKSDLLAAVPAASAERVYVSAATGSGLEQLHAQLRAIAGAAAGEGSDGEFSARARHVDALQRAATHADAAAVELQYERLELAAEELRLAHAALGEIVGTLSADDLLGRIFSSFCIGK, from the coding sequence ATGCCGTCTTCCGCCACCGAGACCATCGCCGCCATCGCCACCGCTCCCGGCGCCGGTGGCGTCGGCGTGGTCCGCGTGTCCGGTCCGGCGGCGGCGGCCATCGCCGAGGGGCTGGGCCTGGGCACGTTGGTGCCGCGCAGCGCGCGCTACGCGCGTTTTCGCGACGCGCATGGCGAGATCGTGGACGACGGTATCGCGCTCTGGTTTCCGGCACCGCGCAGCTTCACCGGCGAGGACGTGCTGGAACTGCAGGCGCACGGCAGCCCGGTGCTGCTGCGGCACCTGGTGGCACGCTGCTGCGAACTCGGCGCGCGGCCGGCACGCCCGGGCGAGTTCAGCGAGCGCGCCTTCCTCAACCGCAAGCTGGACCTGGCCCAGGCCGAGGCGATCGCCGACCTGATCGCCGCCGGCGACCTGCGCGCGGCACGCGCGGCACGGCGCTCGCTGGACGGGGTGTTTTCGCGTCGCGTCGACGACCTGGCCGAACAGCTGATCCGACTGCGCATCCACATCGAAGCGGCGATCGATTTCGCCGACGAGGCGCTGGACACGCTGGGCGGCGAGCAGGTCCGCGCCGGCCTGGCGCAGGCGCGCACCGACCTGGCGCAGTTGCGTGCCGACGCCGAACGCGGCCGGCGCCTGCGCGATGGCCTGCACGCGGTGCTGGTCGGCCCACCGAATGCCGGCAAGAGTTCGCTGCTCAACGCGCTGGCCGGCAGCGACCGCGCCATCGTCACCGACATCGCCGGCACCACCCGCGACACCTTGCACGAGACCGTGCGCCTGGACGGCGTGGAACTGACCCTGGTCGACACCGCCGGCCTGCGCGAGGGTGGCGATGCGATCGAGCGCGAGGGCATGCGCCGCGCGCGCCAGGAACTGCAGCGCGCCGACCTGGCGCTGATCGTGCTGGATGCGCGCGACGCCGAGGCCGGCCAGGCCGCGATCGCCGATGCCATCGCCGATGTGCCGCAGCGCCTGTGGATCCACAACAAGAGCGACCTGCTCGCCGCCGTGCCCGCGGCCAGCGCCGAGCGCGTCTACGTTTCTGCGGCTACCGGCAGCGGGCTGGAGCAGTTGCACGCGCAGTTGCGCGCGATCGCCGGTGCCGCGGCCGGCGAGGGTAGCGACGGCGAGTTCTCCGCGCGCGCCCGCCACGTCGACGCGCTGCAGCGCGCCGCGACGCATGCCGACGCGGCGGCGGTCGAACTGCAGTACGAACGCCTGGAACTGGCCGCCGAAGAGTTGCGCCTGGCCCATGCCGCGCTCGGCGAGATCGTCGGCACGCTCAGTGCCGACGACCTGCTCGGGCGGATCTTCTCCAGCTTCTGCATCGGGAAGTGA